From one Deltaproteobacteria bacterium genomic stretch:
- a CDS encoding DegT/DnrJ/EryC1/StrS family aminotransferase — translation MSTTIPLLDLKREHALLATEIAAAWSAMLAEMHLLKGPNTRAFEQEIAAYVGVPHAVGTSSGTEALALGVAALGIGAGDEVIVHANGFIAAVEAIRFTGAQPVVVDVEADGYGPDVEQVARALTPRTRAVMAIHLYGAPLRLQPLLDLARVRGIAVIEDGSHAHGAARDGRRVGSFGAVGCFSAGVVKNLGAYGDAGFVTTADDAIVTRLRLLQTHGQERKNHHVIYGGNYRLDEAQAAVLRVKLRHLDTRNQRRRAIAAFYSERFAPLGVGVPVERPGEVHVYHQYVIRTPQRDALAAHLKRAQIETGIHYPVPLHRQVAWLRAYGEGPALPRAEQLAGEILSLPVFPDLTDAEVERVADAVVAFFRR, via the coding sequence ATGAGCACAACCATTCCTCTCCTGGACCTGAAGCGCGAGCACGCGCTGTTGGCGACCGAGATTGCCGCGGCCTGGTCGGCGATGCTGGCGGAGATGCATTTGCTCAAGGGCCCCAACACGCGCGCCTTCGAACAGGAGATCGCGGCCTATGTTGGCGTGCCGCACGCGGTGGGAACTTCGTCGGGTACCGAAGCTCTCGCCCTTGGTGTCGCGGCGTTGGGGATCGGCGCCGGCGACGAAGTCATCGTCCACGCCAACGGGTTCATCGCCGCGGTCGAAGCGATCCGATTCACCGGCGCGCAGCCGGTCGTGGTGGACGTGGAAGCCGACGGTTACGGACCCGATGTCGAGCAGGTCGCGCGCGCGCTGACGCCGCGGACACGCGCGGTGATGGCGATTCACCTCTACGGCGCGCCGCTGCGCTTGCAGCCATTGCTGGATCTGGCCCGGGTGCGCGGCATCGCGGTGATCGAGGACGGATCGCACGCGCACGGTGCCGCGCGCGACGGGCGGCGCGTCGGCAGCTTCGGCGCCGTCGGCTGCTTCAGCGCCGGCGTGGTGAAGAACCTCGGCGCATACGGCGATGCGGGGTTCGTGACCACCGCGGACGATGCGATCGTCACGCGCCTGCGTCTGCTGCAGACCCACGGCCAGGAACGGAAGAATCATCACGTCATCTATGGCGGCAACTACCGGCTCGACGAGGCGCAGGCCGCCGTGTTGCGGGTGAAACTGCGCCATCTCGACACGCGCAATCAACGCCGGCGCGCCATCGCGGCGTTTTACAGCGAACGGTTTGCGCCGTTGGGCGTCGGTGTTCCGGTAGAGCGGCCGGGCGAAGTGCACGTCTACCACCAGTACGTGATCCGCACGCCGCAGCGCGACGCGCTTGCCGCGCATTTGAAGCGCGCGCAGATCGAGACCGGCATTCACTATCCGGTGCCGTTGCACCGCCAGGTGGCGTGGCTGCGCGCCTACGGCGAAGGGCCGGCGCTACCCCGCGCGGAGCAACTCGCGGGCGAGATTCTGTCGTTGCCGGTGTTTCCCGATCTCACCGACGCCGAAGTCGAGCGGGTGGCTGACGCGGTGGTGGCGTTCTTCCGCCGATGA
- a CDS encoding glycosyltransferase family 2 protein — translation MSAGHLALPALSVVVPVFNEAGNAGLLCREICAVVSAMTSDFEIIFVNDGSRDGTLTELRAELCALNAEKPRLRVLDLDGNFGEAAALSAGFHAARGDRVVTLDGDGQNDPHDIPRLLAALHGEVRVVTGWRQQRQESTLLRVLPSMIANRLIAAVTRLPVHDNGCGLKAYDREVLGDLHLPSGLHRFLPAILGVRAHEVAEVPVNDRRRQHGVSHYGISRTVIVLRDVLALRFILTHPRLFEAAFGVLTFVAAAVATVAVRRAAPGGALIALLLASVALMNWWNLRRFNRAQRIGVYRVRGEYVREAI, via the coding sequence ATGAGCGCGGGTCATTTGGCGTTGCCGGCGTTGTCGGTGGTGGTGCCGGTGTTCAACGAGGCAGGCAATGCGGGACTGCTGTGTCGCGAAATTTGCGCAGTGGTGAGTGCGATGACCTCCGACTTCGAGATCATCTTCGTCAACGACGGCAGCCGCGACGGCACGCTCACTGAGTTGCGCGCCGAGTTGTGTGCATTGAATGCCGAGAAGCCGCGCCTGCGCGTCCTCGATCTCGACGGCAACTTCGGCGAAGCGGCCGCGCTGTCGGCGGGCTTCCACGCGGCCCGTGGCGACCGCGTCGTTACCCTTGATGGCGACGGGCAGAATGATCCCCACGACATCCCGCGCTTGCTCGCCGCGCTGCACGGTGAAGTGCGAGTCGTCACCGGCTGGCGCCAGCAGCGCCAGGAGAGCACGCTGCTGCGCGTGCTGCCGTCCATGATTGCCAATAGATTGATCGCGGCGGTGACGCGCCTGCCGGTGCACGACAACGGGTGTGGCTTGAAAGCGTACGACCGTGAGGTGTTGGGCGACCTCCATCTGCCGTCCGGCTTGCACCGTTTTCTGCCCGCGATTCTCGGCGTGCGCGCGCACGAGGTTGCGGAGGTGCCGGTGAACGATCGACGCCGTCAGCACGGCGTGTCGCACTACGGCATCAGCCGCACGGTGATCGTGCTGCGTGACGTGCTGGCGCTGCGCTTCATTCTCACGCACCCAAGGCTGTTCGAGGCGGCCTTCGGCGTGCTGACGTTCGTTGCGGCCGCTGTCGCGACGGTCGCGGTGCGGCGAGCCGCGCCCGGTGGAGCGTTGATTGCGCTGCTGTTAGCCAGCGTCGCGCTGATGAACTGGTGGAACTTGCGCCGCTTCAATCGCGCGCAACGCATCGGTGTCTACCGAGTTCGCGGCGAGTATGTCCGTGAAGCGATATGA